A DNA window from Drosophila biarmipes strain raj3 chromosome 2R, RU_DBia_V1.1, whole genome shotgun sequence contains the following coding sequences:
- the LOC108030095 gene encoding uncharacterized protein LOC108030095 isoform X2, producing the protein MDLSLERDSSALGSLFQQIINDMKNTSPLWEDFVAKAGKLHTCLRAAIQAIAAYLDAFQKIADAATNSRGASKEIGTALTRVCLRHKAVETRLKTFTSAIMDCLVQPLQDKIEDWKRTVATIDKDHAKEYKRCRSELKKRSSDTLRLQKKARKGQTDGLQSLMDSHMQDVTLRRAELEDVEKKSLRAAMVEERLRYCSFVHMLQPVVHEECEVMSELGHLQEAMQSIALVTKEPSVLPQASEELIHDAKASINLYPESPGGGSGSQGGGCSNSLGSRKSSVCSISSMNSSGSSNSPGHHHYPRSLSQFVTPAIRLKPGESSDSGFCSSPALTTQTSNAANQTASVSTWPPHSQDVVDNLPPTADRPHTISTAYEKGHQRPPLTVYTFQNPETIHESGSCLNNGSGPPNGQPSSGQATPATQKSPAASLSRPPLPVKPAHVRCSSLERPLSAQSNHRQGSGSNLLQRQCPSPIPAHITKELSAAHHAQQQQSQQPQTPPTYVNMSELATMAALKLTNQQQQQKPSPPPLQQQSSIDSTGSQHSNDSSGSHQLLQQQHHQQQQQHHSQPNHHSATATRSHSISSTASSLHSHPSIDSTVACGSLVGQPNHSTSTNTNTTSPSSGSSTPQNHYSPLLTNSPTSTAAGTPSGSSVGPGSALGFVYQVSSPTPPSSEVLKITEQTAAGQDQGSVNSGVEDADERSRASVLQKASMFEKAAAAAAVSPPAPNQSPAASSPASGGGGRRSEAEQQEMDKSFEDSIQALNNLIGELDSFQREIDEGKGKPVSSIISSSNNNNTTTSSNSSSDNNNLPATNSHIEPCAISNQTNSSGCGTDISDTTSDELAGDEMDARRQDRDRDMLGASDSELSRCYVSETSSLTGGLTAGGYENPTFAHFVANANREDVVSLDASDSVCLGQPRHAYVDTCSDSGSAVVVIYDHQIPNTPDIEFVKQNSEIVVLRTKDPQPQTLQLHEMRELQQLPANLAGSPDSSPDSSGGQAPATATVAPAKQRLSSFRATSEQQLQLLGRGSPQRGKATGEQAAQDQHFPAQAQPQQQQQQDSDGISQPVDPIRRQLPPKPTNLSIFNGPAPSVGDRPLVPRKSDFKADLDAKIRRQKQKVKQQLQQQQQQQQQSPQQQQAPQEPQHSPQSPPTRNCNVTNSPAANVTASASASASASAFTDQTHRMPIQSQTATFNHKQCKTPATMALSSPSSPSRGHLASALSSSSLSSLPLPATTSSPSNAPPSMLPASDHRPPAHPYVCSTAPANPHHANSFGNANASLKPCITPRPASLSGGGAGGGSTRIARRSSINQAKPPPPVRRSSSVTPSPNASVGLQHQQPQQQQHANLLQQNHQLSSSSEHLPPPPAFMLDAVPQMPSSALKVSETVRALAAMRHQPASPVSLRRMQQQQQQQQQQQLHQQHVQQQQQPLLQSVHHNPLNDDPTVYYDSYLDLHAYAQALANGQQMSQQQRLTHQQQQQQNHYLQQQQQNHYLQQQQLQHQPAQQPPVYQAPPPVDATFRTSSPAAGGGGGGIYAQPKLVNSMSSFRTSSPSPNGHAHPLPPTQPKTNPNLIAQLNARLSGKQQQPHQQQQQQQVEGIYGNQQAPGGESIYMRSGLSMSQPPQQQHYDGKSSNQMQQQQHRIYASFGTSSSAKSSAPVANSSTKQPSILTPTASFNALPHFPLSSSTSSLLSKVGSFSNSSSASASPPPTAAASGSANSHYQPPQPPTAAVAGSKDFAIYSSSFTKNPAAAQAPNMRQAHSHQQQQQQQHYTCPPPLEDPPPPPIYAAGASATMPKKMARPPTGQQNAHAAHPSAYAAATATLPKNMVQQQQRLQQQQHQQQQYQQPAGLGIGNGNGNGHLAQRPQLPLPQQKLRAAQQQHLAEQQQQHQQRQPPIPSRHSSVQQKIFVSTNPFIQTTAVKFHSPSASPTCGSPVTGSGSGSGSLASIYATTSRGGHHQQQQQHAHQQQLQHQQQQHYYRDVAGGNSNGGNAYYNHNAHAHSQAHHSNYATSTNIEKTGSIRAKTKAEFLENLNAKLAKQGMSGRAFAVRNLINSKALPDPRICHESLMDQIKRGATLKRNQKINDRSAPKIH; encoded by the exons AACACTTCGCCACTGTGGGAGGACTTTGTGGCTAAGGCCGGAAAACTGCACACATGCTTGAG GGCCGCCATCCAGGCAATCGCCGCCTATTTGGATGCCTTCCAAAAGATAGCCGATGCGGCGACCAATTCAAGAG GCGCCTCCAAGGAGATCGGCACTGCCCTGACCCGCGTCTGCCTGCGGCACAAGGCCGTGGAGACGCGTCTGAAGACCTTCACCAGCGCCATCATGGATTGCCTGGTGCAGCCGCTGCAGGACAAGATCGAGGACTGGAAGCGCACGGTGGCCACCATCGACAAGGACCATGCCAAAGAGTACAAGCGCTGTCGCAGCGAGCTGAAGAAGCGCTCCAGCGACACACTGCGCCTGCAGAAGAAGGCTCGCAAGGGGCAGACGGATGGGCTGCAGTCCCTGATGGACTCCCACATGCAGGATGTCACCCTGCGGCGGGCTGAGCTGGAGGATGTGGAGAAGAAGTCTTTGCGTGCGGCCATGGTGGAGGAGCGGCTGCGCTACTGCAGCTTTGTCCACATGCTGCAGCCGGTGGTGCACGAGGAGTGCGAGGTCATGTCCGAGCTGGGTCATCTTCAG GAGGCCATGCAGTCGATCGCCCTGGTCACGAAGGAGCCCAGTGTGCTACCCCAGGCCTCCGAGGAGCTCATCCACGATGCCAAGGCCAGCATTAATCTGTACCCAGAGTCGCCGGGCGGAGGTTCTGGGTCGCAGGGCGGTGGATGCTCCAACTCGCTGGGCTCTCGAAAGAGCTCCGTTTGCTCCATCAGCAGCATGAACAGCAGCGGCTCGAGCAACTCGCCGGGACACCACCACTATCCGCGCTCCCTGTCGCAG TTTGTAACGCCCGCAATTCGCTTGAAACCTGGTGAATCCAGTGATAGTGGCTTTTGCTCATCGCCAGCTCTAACAACACAg ACTTCGAATGCAGCGAATCAGACGGCAAGTGTATCCACCTGGCCCCCACATTCCCAGGACGTGGTGGACAACCTGCCACCGACCGCCGACCGTCCGCACACCATTTCGACGGCCTACGAGAAGGGTCACCAGCGTCCGCCGCTGACCGTCTACACGTTCCAGAACCCGGAGACCATTCACGAGTCGGGAAGCTGCCTGAACAACGGATCCGGGCCCCCCAATGGTCAGCCCTCGTCGGGACAGGCCACGCCGGCCACCCAGAAGTCTCCGGCTGCCTCACTTAGTCGGCCGCCCTTGCCAGTT AAGCCAGCCCACGTG CGCTGTTCCTCGCTGGAGCGACCGCTTTCGGCCCAGAGTAACCACCGCCAGGGAAGCGGGAGCAACCTGCTGCAGCGCCAGTGCCCCTCACCGATTCCGGCTCATATCACGAAAG AGCTGTCCGCAGCACACCatgcacagcagcagcaaagccAGCAGCCCCAGACGCCGCCCACCTATGTGAACATGTCCGAGCTGGCCACCATGGCGGCCTTGAAGCTGAccaaccagcagcagcagcagaagcccTCTCCACCGCCCCTGCAGCAGCAGAGCTCCATCGATTCGACCGGCTCCCAGCATTCCAACGACTCCTCCGGCTCGCATcagctcctccagcagcagcaccatcagcagcagcagcagcatcactCGCAGCCGAATCACCACTCAGCCACCGCCACACGCTCCCATTCCATATCCTCGACGGCCTCGTCACTGCACTCGCATCCGTCGATCGACTCCACCGTCGCTTGCGGCTCGTTGGTGGGCCAGCCCAACCACAGCACCAGCACCAACACGAACACCACCTCGCCGTCCAGTGGCAGCTCCACGCCACAGAACCATTACTCGCCCCTGCTAACCAACTCCCCCACGTCCACTGCCGCAGGTACTCCGAGCGGCAGCAGTGTAGGTCCCGGTTCCGCACTGGGATTTGTCTACCAGGTCAGCTCCCCGACGCCTCCATCCAGCGAGGTGCTGAAGATCACCGAGCAGACGGCAGCTGGGCAGGATCAGGGGTCGGTGAACAGCGGCGTAGAGGATGCAGATGAGCGGTCGCGGGCCTCTGTTCTGCAGAAGGCCTCCATGTTCGagaaggcagcagcagcggcagcggtcTCGCCCCCGGCTCCGAATCAGTCACCAGCAGCATCTTCTCCAGCTTCGGGGGGCGGAGGACGACGATCCGAGGCGGAGCAGCAGGAAATGG ACAAGTCTTTCGAAGATTCAATACAAGcactaaataatttaattggcgAACTAGACTCGTTCCAACGCGAGATCGATGAGGGCAAGGGCAAGCCGGTGAGCAGCAtaatcagcagcagcaacaacaacaatacgacgaccagcagcaacagcagcagcgacaacaacaacctGCCCGCCACCAACAGCCACATCGAGCCCTGCGCCATCAGCAATCAGACAAATTCGAGCGGCTGCGGCACGGACATATCGGACACCACCTCCGACGAACTGGCCGGCGACGAAATGGACGCCAGGCGGcaggatcgggatcgggacaTGCTGGGCGCCAGCGATTCGGAGCTGAGTCGCTGCTATGTGAGCGAGACGAGTTCGCTGACCGGTGGCCTAACGGCCGGCGGCTATGAGAATCCCACCTTTGCGCACTTTGTGGCCAATGCGAACCGGGAGGATGTCGTTTCGCTGGATGCCTCCGACAGCGTCTGTCTGGGCCAACCGCGCCACGCCTACGTGGACACGTGCAGCGACAGCGGCAGTGCCGTGGTGGTGATCTACGATCATCAGATACCCAACACCCCTGACATTGAGTTCGTGAAGCAGAACTCGGAGATCGTGGTGCTGCGGACGAAGGATCCGCAGCCGCAAACCCTGCAGCTGCACGAGATGCgcgagctgcagcagctgccggCCAATCTGGCCGGTTCGCCGGACTCCTCGCCGGACTCGTCTGGTGGCCAGGCACCGGCGACAGCAACTGTGGCGCCCGCCAAGCAGCGACTCTCCTCGTTTCGCGCCACCAgtgagcagcagctgcagctcctcGGACGCGGAAGTCCGCAAAGAGGTAAAGCAACCGGTGAGCAGGCGGCACAGGACCAGCATTTCCCAGCACAGGCCCaaccccagcagcagcagcagcaggataGTGATGGCATTAGCCAGCCAGTAGATCCCATAAGGCGGCAGCTGCCGCCCAAGCCCACCAACTTGAGCATTTTCAATGGGCCCGCGCCCAGTGTGGGAGATAGGCCCCTGGTGCCCCGAAAGTCGGACTTTAAGGCCGATCTAGACGCGAAAATACGCAGGCAAAAGCAGAAGGTTAAacagcagttgcagcagcaacagcagcagcagcaacaatcgccgcagcagcagcaagcaCCACAAGAACCGCAACACTCACCACAGTCGCCCCCAACCAGAAACTGTAATGTCACTAATAGCCCAGCCGCCAATGTTactgcatccgcatccgcatctgcatctgcatctgcattcACCGACCAAACTCATAGAATGCCAATCCAAAGTCAGACAGCCACATTCAATCACAAGCAATGCAAGACGCCCGCAACTATGGCCCTGTCATCGCCATCGTCACCATCTCGCGGCCATCTAGCATCCGCATTATCATCGTCATCGCTATCGTCATTACCATTACCAGCCACCACATCATCGCCATCAAATGCTCCGCCATCGATGTTGCCCGCCAGTGACCACCGACCACCCGCCCATCCATATGTGTGCTCCACTGCCCCAGCCAATCCCCATCATGCCAATAGCTTTGGCAATGCCAATGCCAGTCTCAAGCCGTGCATTACGCCCCGGCCGGCCTCGTTGTCGG gaggaggagcaggcggtGGCTCCACGCGCATCGCACGTCGTTCGTCCATCAACCAGGCCAAGCCACCGCCGCCAGTGAGACGCAGCTCGTCGGTGACCCCCAGTCCCAATGCCTCGGTCGGG CTGCAGCACCAGCaaccacaacagcaacagcacgcCAATCTGCTGCAGCAGAATCACCAGCTAAGCAGCTCCAGCGAGCACTTGCCACCGCCGCCGGCCTTCATGCTGGACGCCGTGCCCCAGATGCCCAGCTCAGCGCTGAAGGTGTCGGAGACGGTGAGAGCCCTGGCAGCCATGCGGCACCAGCCGGCATCGCCTGTGTCGCTCAGAcgcatgcagcagcagcagcagcaacagcagcagcaacagctacACCAGCAACacgtgcagcagcagcagcaaccccTCCTGCAG TCTGTGCACCACAATCCCCTGAACGATGACCCGACCGTCTACTACGACTCCTACTTGGACCTGCACGCCTATGCCCAGGCCCTGGCCAATGGCCAGCAGATGTCCCAGCAGCAACGCTTAacccaccagcagcagcagcagcaaaatcactatctgcagcagcagcagcaaaatcactatctgcagcagcagcagctgcaacatCAGCCAGCGCAACAACCGCCTGTTTATCAAGCGCCGCCGCCTGTCGATGCC ACGTTCCGCACTTCATCACCAGCCGCTGGCGGAGGGGGCGGCGGCATCTACGCCCAGCCCAAGCTGGTCAACAGCATGTCCAGCTTCCGCACCAGCAGCCCCAGTCCCAACGGACACGCTCACCCACTGCCACCGACACAGCCAAAGACGAATCCGAACCTAATTGCACAGCTCAATGCACGACTCAGCggcaagcagcagcagccgcaccagcagcagcagcagcagcaggtcgAGGGGATCTATGGCAACCAACAGGCGCCCGGAGGAGAGTCCATCTACATGCGCAGTGGCTTGTCCATGTCGCAGccgccacagcagcaacactatGACGGTAAATCATCAAAccaaatgcagcagcagcagcatagAATTTACGCTAGTTTCGGCACCTCATCATCAGCAAAGTCATCGGCCCCTGTGGCGAACAGCAGCACTAAACAACCGTCCATTCTAACACCGACCGCCTCTTTCAATGCATTGCCCCACTTCCCCCTGTCTTCATCCACATCATCGTTGCTATCCAAAGTAGGCTCATTCTCGAACTCttcatccgcatccgcatccccaCCGCCAACGGCAGCGGCCTCCGGCTCGGCCAACTCGCATTATCAGCCACCGCAGCCGCCGACAGCAGCAGTTGCTGGCAGCAAAGACTTTGCCATCTACTCAAGTTCGTTTACCAAAAATCCAGCAGCTGCGCAAGCGCCGAACATGCGACAGGCCCATtcccatcagcagcagcaacagcagcagcactacACCTGCCCGCCTCCACTGGAGGATCCCCCACCGCCGCCCATTTACGCCGCCGGCGCATCGGCCACGATGCCCAAGAAGATGGCCCGCCCGCCCACTGGCCAGCAGAATGCGCATGCGGCCCACCCGAGCGCCTATGCGGCAGCCACGGCCACGCTGCCCAAGAACatggtgcagcagcagcagcgcttgcagcaacagcaacaccagcagcagcaatatcAACAGCCGGCAGGCCTGGGCattggcaatggcaatggcaatggccaCTTGGCTCAGCGTCCGCAGTTGCCGCTGCCCCAGCAGAAGCTGCGGGctgcacagcagcaacacttggcggagcagcagcagcagcatcagcaacgCCAGCCGCCCATACCTTCACGCCACTCGAGTGTGCAGCAAAAGATATTCGTCTCGACAAACCCATTCATACAGACAACGGCCGTCAAGTTTCACTCGCCCTCTGCCTCGCCCACTTGCGGCTCGCCAGTAACTGGATCTGGGTCGGGATCTGGGTCCCTGGCCAGCATTTACGCCACAACCTCGCGCGGAggccaccaccagcagcagcagcaacatgctcaccagcagcaactgcagcatcagcagcagcagcactacTATCGCGATGTTGCTGGGGGCAACAGCAATGGCGGCAATGCCTACTATAACCACAATGCCCATGCCCATTCCCAGGCACAtcattcaa ACTATGCCACAAGCACAAATATCGAAAAGACTGGCAGTATTCGGGCCAAGACCAAGGCCGAGTTCCTCGAGAATCTCAACGCGAAGCTGGCGAAGCAGGGAATGTCTGGACGAGCATTTGCCGTGCGAAATCTCATTAACAGCAAGGCCCTG CCGGACCCTCGTATATGTCACGAGTCGCTAATGGATCAGATCAAGCGTGGAGCCACTTTAAAGCGTAACCAGAAGATCAACGACCGCAGCGCTCCCAAAATACATTGA
- the LOC108030095 gene encoding protein MTSS 2 isoform X30, whose amino-acid sequence MDLSLERDSSALGSLFQQIINDMKNTSPLWEDFVAKAGKLHTCLRAAIQAIAAYLDAFQKIADAATNSRGASKEIGTALTRVCLRHKAVETRLKTFTSAIMDCLVQPLQDKIEDWKRTVATIDKDHAKEYKRCRSELKKRSSDTLRLQKKARKGQTDGLQSLMDSHMQDVTLRRAELEDVEKKSLRAAMVEERLRYCSFVHMLQPVVHEECEVMSELGHLQEAMQSIALVTKEPSVLPQASEELIHDAKASINLYPESPGGGSGSQGGGCSNSLGSRKSSVCSISSMNSSGSSNSPGHHHYPRSLSQTSNAANQTASVSTWPPHSQDVVDNLPPTADRPHTISTAYEKGHQRPPLTVYTFQNPETIHESGSCLNNGSGPPNGQPSSGQATPATQKSPAASLSRPPLPVRCSSLERPLSAQSNHRQGSGSNLLQRQCPSPIPAHITKELSAAHHAQQQQSQQPQTPPTYVNMSELATMAALKLTNQQQQQKPSPPPLQQQSSIDSTGSQHSNDSSGSHQLLQQQHHQQQQQHHSQPNHHSATATRSHSISSTASSLHSHPSIDSTVACGSLVGQPNHSTSTNTNTTSPSSGSSTPQNHYSPLLTNSPTSTAAGTPSGSSVGPGSALGFVYQVSSPTPPSSEVLKITEQTAAGQDQGSVNSGVEDADERSRASVLQKASMFEKAAAAAAVSPPAPNQSPAASSPASGGGGRRSEAEQQEMGGGAGGGSTRIARRSSINQAKPPPPVRRSSSVTPSPNASVGTFRTSSPAAGGGGGGIYAQPKLVNSMSSFRTSSPSPNGHAHPLPPTQPKTNPNLIAQLNARLSGKQQQPHQQQQQQQVEGIYGNQQAPGGESIYMRSGLSMSQPPQQQHYDDYATSTNIEKTGSIRAKTKAEFLENLNAKLAKQGMSGRAFAVRNLINSKALPDPRICHESLMDQIKRGATLKRNQKINDRSAPKIH is encoded by the exons AACACTTCGCCACTGTGGGAGGACTTTGTGGCTAAGGCCGGAAAACTGCACACATGCTTGAG GGCCGCCATCCAGGCAATCGCCGCCTATTTGGATGCCTTCCAAAAGATAGCCGATGCGGCGACCAATTCAAGAG GCGCCTCCAAGGAGATCGGCACTGCCCTGACCCGCGTCTGCCTGCGGCACAAGGCCGTGGAGACGCGTCTGAAGACCTTCACCAGCGCCATCATGGATTGCCTGGTGCAGCCGCTGCAGGACAAGATCGAGGACTGGAAGCGCACGGTGGCCACCATCGACAAGGACCATGCCAAAGAGTACAAGCGCTGTCGCAGCGAGCTGAAGAAGCGCTCCAGCGACACACTGCGCCTGCAGAAGAAGGCTCGCAAGGGGCAGACGGATGGGCTGCAGTCCCTGATGGACTCCCACATGCAGGATGTCACCCTGCGGCGGGCTGAGCTGGAGGATGTGGAGAAGAAGTCTTTGCGTGCGGCCATGGTGGAGGAGCGGCTGCGCTACTGCAGCTTTGTCCACATGCTGCAGCCGGTGGTGCACGAGGAGTGCGAGGTCATGTCCGAGCTGGGTCATCTTCAG GAGGCCATGCAGTCGATCGCCCTGGTCACGAAGGAGCCCAGTGTGCTACCCCAGGCCTCCGAGGAGCTCATCCACGATGCCAAGGCCAGCATTAATCTGTACCCAGAGTCGCCGGGCGGAGGTTCTGGGTCGCAGGGCGGTGGATGCTCCAACTCGCTGGGCTCTCGAAAGAGCTCCGTTTGCTCCATCAGCAGCATGAACAGCAGCGGCTCGAGCAACTCGCCGGGACACCACCACTATCCGCGCTCCCTGTCGCAG ACTTCGAATGCAGCGAATCAGACGGCAAGTGTATCCACCTGGCCCCCACATTCCCAGGACGTGGTGGACAACCTGCCACCGACCGCCGACCGTCCGCACACCATTTCGACGGCCTACGAGAAGGGTCACCAGCGTCCGCCGCTGACCGTCTACACGTTCCAGAACCCGGAGACCATTCACGAGTCGGGAAGCTGCCTGAACAACGGATCCGGGCCCCCCAATGGTCAGCCCTCGTCGGGACAGGCCACGCCGGCCACCCAGAAGTCTCCGGCTGCCTCACTTAGTCGGCCGCCCTTGCCAGTT CGCTGTTCCTCGCTGGAGCGACCGCTTTCGGCCCAGAGTAACCACCGCCAGGGAAGCGGGAGCAACCTGCTGCAGCGCCAGTGCCCCTCACCGATTCCGGCTCATATCACGAAAG AGCTGTCCGCAGCACACCatgcacagcagcagcaaagccAGCAGCCCCAGACGCCGCCCACCTATGTGAACATGTCCGAGCTGGCCACCATGGCGGCCTTGAAGCTGAccaaccagcagcagcagcagaagcccTCTCCACCGCCCCTGCAGCAGCAGAGCTCCATCGATTCGACCGGCTCCCAGCATTCCAACGACTCCTCCGGCTCGCATcagctcctccagcagcagcaccatcagcagcagcagcagcatcactCGCAGCCGAATCACCACTCAGCCACCGCCACACGCTCCCATTCCATATCCTCGACGGCCTCGTCACTGCACTCGCATCCGTCGATCGACTCCACCGTCGCTTGCGGCTCGTTGGTGGGCCAGCCCAACCACAGCACCAGCACCAACACGAACACCACCTCGCCGTCCAGTGGCAGCTCCACGCCACAGAACCATTACTCGCCCCTGCTAACCAACTCCCCCACGTCCACTGCCGCAGGTACTCCGAGCGGCAGCAGTGTAGGTCCCGGTTCCGCACTGGGATTTGTCTACCAGGTCAGCTCCCCGACGCCTCCATCCAGCGAGGTGCTGAAGATCACCGAGCAGACGGCAGCTGGGCAGGATCAGGGGTCGGTGAACAGCGGCGTAGAGGATGCAGATGAGCGGTCGCGGGCCTCTGTTCTGCAGAAGGCCTCCATGTTCGagaaggcagcagcagcggcagcggtcTCGCCCCCGGCTCCGAATCAGTCACCAGCAGCATCTTCTCCAGCTTCGGGGGGCGGAGGACGACGATCCGAGGCGGAGCAGCAGGAAATGG gaggaggagcaggcggtGGCTCCACGCGCATCGCACGTCGTTCGTCCATCAACCAGGCCAAGCCACCGCCGCCAGTGAGACGCAGCTCGTCGGTGACCCCCAGTCCCAATGCCTCGGTCGGG ACGTTCCGCACTTCATCACCAGCCGCTGGCGGAGGGGGCGGCGGCATCTACGCCCAGCCCAAGCTGGTCAACAGCATGTCCAGCTTCCGCACCAGCAGCCCCAGTCCCAACGGACACGCTCACCCACTGCCACCGACACAGCCAAAGACGAATCCGAACCTAATTGCACAGCTCAATGCACGACTCAGCggcaagcagcagcagccgcaccagcagcagcagcagcagcaggtcgAGGGGATCTATGGCAACCAACAGGCGCCCGGAGGAGAGTCCATCTACATGCGCAGTGGCTTGTCCATGTCGCAGccgccacagcagcaacactatGACG ACTATGCCACAAGCACAAATATCGAAAAGACTGGCAGTATTCGGGCCAAGACCAAGGCCGAGTTCCTCGAGAATCTCAACGCGAAGCTGGCGAAGCAGGGAATGTCTGGACGAGCATTTGCCGTGCGAAATCTCATTAACAGCAAGGCCCTG CCGGACCCTCGTATATGTCACGAGTCGCTAATGGATCAGATCAAGCGTGGAGCCACTTTAAAGCGTAACCAGAAGATCAACGACCGCAGCGCTCCCAAAATACATTGA